Proteins from a single region of Acidianus ambivalens:
- a CDS encoding DsrE family protein yields the protein MAKNIVVMINSGKDQKAKILTGLTLALVGKQKHLFDDVQVIFFGPSEQLIAEKDPDIMNMLEQLIKVESVYACQLVGDSMKITDKLKEVQGLNVTLVGPVIADFVAKGYEILNF from the coding sequence ATGGCTAAAAACATAGTTGTAATGATAAATTCAGGTAAAGATCAGAAGGCTAAGATATTAACCGGATTAACTTTAGCTTTAGTAGGAAAGCAAAAGCACTTATTTGATGATGTTCAAGTTATTTTCTTTGGCCCTAGTGAGCAATTGATAGCAGAAAAAGATCCAGATATAATGAACATGCTTGAACAGTTAATAAAAGTTGAGAGCGTTTATGCTTGTCAATTAGTTGGAGATAGTATGAAAATTACTGATAAATTAAAGGAAGTTCAAGGTTTAAACGTAACATTAGTAGGCCCAGTAATTGCTGATTTTGTAGCCAAAGGATACGAGATACTTAACTTTTAA